One stretch of Segatella copri DNA includes these proteins:
- the metK gene encoding methionine adenosyltransferase, protein MAYLFSSESVSEGHPDKVADQISDALLDQFLAYDDHAHCAIETFCTTGQVVIMGEVRSNVYVDLQTIARKTIKKIGYTKSEYQFDGDSCGVLTAIHEQSDDINRGVSREEDENQGAGDQGMMFGYATTETENYMPVSLDLAQLIMRVLADIRKEGKVMTYLRPDSKSQVTIEYSDDNIPQRIDTIVVSTQHDDFIKKANGEDDDDAMLAKIREDVINILIPRVKTHLSDKVLALFNDDIKYFVNPTGKFVIGGPHGDTGLTGRKIIVDTYGGKGAHGGGAFSGKDSSKVDRSAAYAARYIAKNMVAAGVADEMLVQVSYAIGVAEPVSIYVNTYGRSHVNMTDGEIAKKITEMFDLRPKAIERQLKLRQPMFQETAAYGHMGRKNEIVEKTFTSRYHEAKTVKVELFTWEKLDKVDEIKKVFGL, encoded by the coding sequence ATGGCATATTTGTTTTCATCAGAATCAGTTTCTGAAGGACATCCAGATAAAGTGGCTGATCAGATTTCAGATGCATTGCTTGACCAGTTTTTGGCTTACGATGACCACGCTCATTGCGCCATCGAAACCTTTTGTACTACTGGTCAGGTAGTAATCATGGGTGAGGTTCGCTCTAACGTTTATGTTGATTTGCAGACCATTGCCCGCAAGACTATCAAGAAAATCGGTTATACCAAGAGCGAATATCAGTTTGACGGCGACTCTTGTGGTGTGCTTACTGCTATCCATGAACAGAGCGATGATATTAACCGCGGTGTAAGTCGTGAGGAGGATGAGAATCAGGGTGCAGGCGATCAGGGTATGATGTTCGGTTATGCTACAACGGAAACCGAAAATTATATGCCGGTATCACTTGACTTGGCTCAGCTCATCATGCGTGTACTTGCAGATATCCGCAAGGAGGGCAAGGTGATGACTTATCTCCGTCCGGACTCTAAGAGCCAGGTAACTATCGAATACTCAGACGATAATATCCCACAGCGCATCGATACCATCGTAGTTTCTACCCAGCATGATGATTTTATCAAGAAGGCAAATGGTGAGGACGATGATGATGCTATGCTGGCAAAGATTCGTGAGGATGTAATCAATATCCTGATTCCAAGAGTAAAGACTCACCTGAGTGATAAGGTGTTGGCTCTCTTCAATGATGACATCAAGTACTTCGTAAACCCTACAGGTAAGTTTGTGATTGGTGGTCCTCATGGAGATACAGGTCTTACCGGTCGTAAGATTATTGTAGATACTTATGGAGGTAAGGGTGCCCATGGTGGTGGTGCCTTCTCTGGAAAGGATAGTAGTAAGGTTGACCGTTCTGCAGCTTATGCTGCCCGTTATATTGCAAAGAATATGGTTGCTGCCGGCGTTGCAGATGAAATGTTGGTTCAGGTAAGTTATGCTATCGGTGTGGCAGAACCGGTTAGTATCTATGTAAATACTTACGGCAGAAGCCATGTGAATATGACTGACGGCGAGATTGCAAAGAAAATTACAGAAATGTTTGATCTTCGTCCTAAAGCAATCGAGCGCCAGTTGAAGTTGCGCCAGCCAATGTTCCAGGAAACTGCGGCATATGGACACATGGGACGTAAGAATGAGATAGTAGAGAAAACCTTCACCAGCCGATATCATGAGGCTAAAACTGTGAAGGTAGAACTCTTTACATGGGAAAAATTAGATAAGGTAGACGAAATCAAGAAAGTTTTCGGACTTTAA